The following proteins are encoded in a genomic region of Nonomuraea muscovyensis:
- a CDS encoding VOC family protein, whose protein sequence is MPRLDGSTHINLTVTDLERSTEWYARVFGFVVVNDVAPPDYDFRFRTLVHPQSFASVVLGQPAGAGPDVFDEHRVGLHHLGYHVPERADLDEWAAHLDGIGVEHSGITVSNHEAGAQVWLRDPDNIWIEFYWVNRSFFADRLRQRWREARRAGRSDWTSFLAAPPVER, encoded by the coding sequence GTGCCACGACTGGACGGCAGTACCCACATCAACCTGACGGTGACCGACCTGGAACGCAGCACCGAGTGGTACGCCAGGGTGTTCGGCTTCGTCGTGGTCAACGACGTCGCCCCGCCCGACTACGACTTCCGCTTCCGGACGCTGGTGCACCCGCAGTCGTTCGCCTCGGTGGTGCTCGGCCAGCCGGCGGGGGCCGGCCCAGACGTCTTCGACGAGCACCGGGTGGGGCTGCACCACCTCGGCTACCACGTGCCCGAGCGGGCCGACCTGGACGAGTGGGCGGCGCACCTCGACGGCATCGGCGTCGAGCACTCCGGCATCACCGTCTCCAACCACGAAGCCGGCGCCCAGGTGTGGCTGCGCGACCCCGACAACATCTGGATCGAGTTCTACTGGGTGAACCGGAGCTTCTTCGCCGATCGGCTGCGCCAGCGCTGGCGGGAGGCCCGCCGGGCCGGCAGGTCCGACTGGACCTCCTTCCTGGCCGCGCCTCCCGTGGAACGTTAG
- a CDS encoding methyltransferase — MSGRRRMNMPAMLRLMELADYVIPFALRAMAEHRVADHLAAGPRTSAELAAATGLHRDTLERLLRALTCKDVFAEPEPGVFALSPLAEPLRSDHPHSLRESALLEPAEVQAWADVIHSLRTGSAAFDHVHGRSYHDCGGPAPHADRVQAPHALLAHTLLPAYAWEQISHLVDVGCGVGAFTAALLSANPAMTATLLDRPDVIDAAAETVRRAGVADRAAMVAGDFFDEVPKGADAYLLKAVLKEWDDDVAARILASVRAAMRPDSRLLVLEALPDPDDDRRLGRMLDVEQLVLRGSPARDYDALCTLLRTAGLRPVHLVRTPTLTVIEARGKDWA, encoded by the coding sequence ATGAGCGGACGGCGCCGGATGAACATGCCGGCGATGCTGCGGCTGATGGAACTGGCGGACTACGTGATCCCGTTCGCGCTGCGCGCCATGGCCGAGCACCGGGTGGCGGACCACCTGGCCGCCGGACCGCGGACCTCCGCGGAGCTGGCGGCGGCCACCGGGCTGCACCGCGACACCCTCGAACGCCTCCTGCGGGCGCTGACGTGCAAGGACGTCTTCGCGGAACCGGAGCCGGGGGTGTTCGCGCTGAGCCCGCTGGCCGAGCCGCTGCGCAGCGACCACCCGCACTCGCTGCGCGAGTCGGCGCTGCTCGAACCGGCGGAGGTGCAGGCGTGGGCCGACGTGATCCACAGCCTGCGCACCGGGTCGGCCGCGTTCGACCACGTGCACGGCCGCAGCTATCACGACTGCGGCGGCCCGGCGCCGCACGCCGACCGGGTGCAGGCCCCGCACGCCCTGCTCGCGCACACCCTGCTGCCCGCCTACGCCTGGGAGCAGATCTCCCACCTCGTGGACGTGGGGTGCGGCGTGGGAGCCTTCACCGCGGCGCTCCTGTCGGCCAACCCGGCGATGACGGCCACGCTGCTCGACCGGCCCGACGTCATCGACGCGGCGGCGGAAACCGTCCGGCGGGCCGGCGTGGCCGACCGCGCGGCCATGGTGGCGGGCGACTTCTTCGACGAGGTGCCCAAGGGCGCCGACGCCTACCTGCTCAAGGCCGTGCTCAAGGAGTGGGACGACGACGTGGCCGCCCGCATCCTGGCCTCCGTCCGCGCGGCCATGCGCCCGGACTCCCGCCTCCTGGTGCTGGAGGCGCTGCCCGACCCCGACGACGACAGAAGGCTCGGCCGCATGCTGGACGTGGAGCAGCTCGTGCTGCGCGGCTCCCCCGCCAGGGACTACGACGCCCTGTGCACGCTGCTCCGCACGGCGGGGCTGCGTCCGGTGCATCTGGTGCGCACGCCGACGCTCACCGTCATCGAGGCCCGCGGAAAGGACTGGGCATGA
- a CDS encoding methyltransferase — MTEGTIDVDSLRRLAELADYTVPTTIRALAELRVADRLADGDRTVEELAEAVGAHAPSLLRAMRGLAALGVFTEVAPGRFANSDMSDLMRADRPHSLQGCLPLMQADLQAWAALDHTLATGEPAFPRVHGETYYEYLARRPAESARFDASQQGATQLELRAALRGYDWGALGTLVDVGGGNGTFLAGVLQRHPGLRGVLFDLPFVVELSEPVLAEHGVADRCEVVGGSFFDGVPAGHDAYLLKRTLYNWDAESAVRILRSVRQAMRPGSRLLIFEPTSRPGDRFDVARLTDVIMLVFTGGALRTIEQLEALLDEADLRLLRLVPTPMFPILEIDGK, encoded by the coding sequence ATGACCGAGGGCACGATCGACGTCGACTCCCTGCGCAGACTGGCCGAGCTGGCCGACTACACGGTGCCCACCACCATCAGGGCGCTGGCCGAGCTGCGCGTCGCCGACCGGCTGGCCGACGGCGACCGTACCGTCGAGGAGCTGGCCGAGGCCGTGGGCGCCCACGCGCCTTCGCTGCTGCGGGCGATGCGCGGCCTGGCGGCGCTCGGGGTCTTCACGGAGGTGGCGCCGGGCCGGTTCGCCAACAGCGACATGTCCGACCTCATGCGGGCGGACCGGCCGCACTCGCTCCAGGGCTGCCTGCCGCTGATGCAGGCCGACCTGCAGGCGTGGGCGGCGCTCGACCACACGCTGGCGACGGGTGAGCCCGCCTTCCCCCGGGTCCACGGCGAGACCTACTACGAGTACCTGGCGCGCAGGCCGGCGGAGAGCGCCCGCTTCGACGCCTCCCAGCAGGGCGCGACCCAGCTGGAGCTGCGGGCGGCGCTGCGAGGCTACGACTGGGGCGCTCTCGGCACGCTCGTGGACGTGGGCGGCGGCAACGGCACGTTCCTCGCCGGGGTTCTGCAACGCCATCCCGGGCTCCGGGGCGTGCTGTTCGACCTGCCGTTCGTGGTCGAGCTGTCGGAGCCGGTCCTGGCCGAGCACGGCGTCGCCGACCGGTGCGAGGTGGTCGGCGGCAGCTTCTTCGATGGCGTGCCCGCCGGCCACGACGCCTACCTGCTCAAGCGCACGCTCTACAACTGGGACGCCGAGTCGGCGGTGCGCATCCTGCGGTCGGTGCGGCAGGCCATGCGGCCCGGCAGCCGCCTGCTCATCTTCGAGCCGACCAGCCGCCCCGGCGACCGTTTCGACGTCGCCCGGTTGACCGACGTCATCATGCTGGTGTTCACCGGCGGCGCCCTGCGCACCATCGAGCAGCTCGAAGCCCTGCTGGACGAGGCCGACCTGCGGCTGCTCCGCCTCGTCCCGACGCCCATGTTCCCGATCCTGGAGATCGACGGTAAATGA
- a CDS encoding FAD-dependent oxidoreductase: MTINNAYDIVVAGSGAAGLTAALAAAAGGASVVVLEAADRWGGTSGISGGAVWVPVNHRSAGDSADDALAYCARHAPGRDPELVRAFVEAAPRMARFVEEHSPITFTAMRYPDTFAETPGGRAAGRHLEVAPLKVGALGPWNELVWPMPYPSVLTNDEVFGGGVHGGGALPYELLQRRMAADEVTMGLGLVVGLLHGCRAAGVELVRGARVRELVQSSDGTVTGVVAEVGGERREIAARRGVVLANGGFEADTGLSRRQLGSPAPVPLAPPVNDGDALRMALAAGAEPAHLGESWCWPAVQVPGETWELAPGVPRPRMVVSERTMPHVLWVNQHGRRFVNEATHNCCLALAETDPSTHQPRNGPAWAVGDAQFRERYAVAGVAPGQPAPDWLITADSLAELAGLLGVDAKALEETAARFNAGAREGHDPDFGRGESVYDRYTGDPMAPHPTLGTVEVPPFFALPLHRGTIATKGGARTDGAARVLRWDDTPVPGCFAAGTAAAALFGPGAIANGMHLSFAMTWGWLAGTTAAGRR, from the coding sequence ATGACCATCAACAACGCATACGACATCGTCGTCGCCGGTTCGGGGGCGGCGGGGCTGACCGCCGCCCTGGCGGCCGCCGCCGGGGGCGCGTCCGTAGTGGTGCTCGAGGCCGCCGACCGGTGGGGAGGCACCAGCGGGATCTCCGGCGGCGCCGTCTGGGTGCCGGTCAACCACCGCTCCGCCGGCGACAGCGCCGACGACGCGCTCGCGTACTGCGCCCGTCACGCGCCCGGCCGCGATCCCGAGCTGGTCAGGGCGTTCGTCGAGGCCGCGCCGCGGATGGCCCGGTTCGTCGAGGAGCACAGCCCGATCACCTTCACCGCGATGCGCTATCCCGACACCTTCGCCGAGACCCCCGGCGGCCGGGCCGCGGGCCGCCACCTCGAGGTCGCCCCGCTCAAGGTCGGCGCGCTGGGGCCGTGGAACGAGCTGGTCTGGCCCATGCCCTACCCCTCGGTCCTCACCAACGACGAGGTCTTCGGCGGCGGCGTCCACGGCGGCGGCGCGCTGCCGTACGAGCTGCTGCAGCGGCGGATGGCGGCCGACGAGGTGACGATGGGCCTCGGCCTGGTCGTCGGGCTGCTGCACGGCTGCCGTGCGGCGGGCGTCGAGCTGGTGCGCGGGGCCCGGGTCCGTGAGCTCGTCCAGTCGTCCGACGGGACCGTCACCGGCGTGGTCGCCGAGGTCGGCGGCGAGCGGCGCGAGATCGCCGCCAGGCGGGGCGTGGTCCTGGCCAACGGCGGTTTCGAGGCCGACACCGGCCTGTCCCGCCGGCAGCTCGGCTCCCCCGCGCCGGTGCCGCTGGCGCCGCCGGTCAACGACGGCGACGCGCTGCGCATGGCGCTGGCCGCGGGCGCCGAGCCCGCCCACCTGGGCGAGAGCTGGTGCTGGCCGGCCGTCCAGGTGCCCGGTGAGACGTGGGAGCTCGCGCCTGGGGTACCGCGCCCCCGCATGGTCGTCAGCGAACGCACCATGCCGCACGTCCTCTGGGTCAACCAGCACGGCCGGCGCTTCGTCAACGAGGCCACGCACAACTGCTGCCTGGCCCTGGCCGAGACGGATCCGAGCACCCACCAGCCGCGCAACGGCCCGGCCTGGGCCGTCGGCGACGCGCAGTTCCGCGAGCGGTACGCCGTGGCGGGCGTGGCTCCCGGCCAGCCCGCCCCCGACTGGCTGATCACCGCCGACAGCCTCGCCGAGCTGGCCGGCCTGCTGGGCGTCGACGCCAAGGCGCTGGAGGAGACGGCCGCCAGGTTCAACGCGGGCGCGCGCGAGGGCCACGACCCGGACTTCGGCAGGGGCGAGAGCGTCTACGACCGTTACACCGGCGACCCGATGGCGCCGCATCCGACGCTCGGCACCGTCGAGGTGCCGCCATTCTTCGCTCTGCCGCTGCACCGGGGCACCATCGCCACCAAGGGCGGCGCCAGGACCGACGGGGCGGCCCGGGTGCTGCGCTGGGACGACACGCCCGTTCCCGGCTGCTTCGCGGCGGGCACGGCCGCCGCGGCGCTGTTCGGCCCCGGGGCGATCGCCAACGGCATGCATCTGAGCTTCGCGATGACGTGGGGCTGGCTGGCCGGCACGACCGCGGCCGGGCGGCGCTGA
- a CDS encoding cytochrome P450 has translation MSRPPGVLPPRFDPLDPEVIADPYPFYARLRQAGPVCRAGVGTWMVLRYADVSALLNDKRLGNRRAGEDGSTPLFGAGPSGTLSQRIIAGREGPDHVTLRGLLTRSLAAARSRGWRPRVEELVDELLEPGLDGAPFDVVADLAFPLQARIVCELLGLPPAERERIWPAAVDLGRAFIPYRLPTPEAAAAADRAVAHLRECVSGWFDERARDPRDDLISHLASGLGRDGLDRADLVDNLVFLLFAGFEPTMNMVANGLSALLAHPGEQARLAADPSLTSTAVEEFLRYDAPTQYTMRIVREPIELGGRVLRPGRLLLLVLGSANRDERRFAEPDRLDVSRHPNPHVSFGGGAHHCTGWALARVEGEAVVARVLSRCAAIEPAGPAVRLDHPNFRAHESLPVRLRAA, from the coding sequence ATGTCCCGGCCCCCGGGCGTGCTGCCGCCGCGCTTCGACCCGCTCGATCCCGAGGTGATCGCCGACCCCTACCCATTCTACGCCCGCCTGCGGCAGGCGGGACCGGTCTGCCGGGCAGGGGTCGGCACCTGGATGGTGCTGCGCTACGCCGACGTGTCGGCGCTGCTCAACGACAAGCGGCTGGGCAACCGCAGGGCGGGCGAGGACGGCAGCACGCCGCTGTTCGGCGCCGGGCCGTCGGGCACCCTGTCGCAGCGGATCATCGCGGGCCGCGAGGGGCCGGACCACGTGACGCTGCGCGGCCTGCTCACCCGCTCGCTGGCCGCCGCCCGCTCGCGGGGGTGGCGGCCGCGGGTGGAGGAGCTGGTGGACGAGCTCCTGGAGCCCGGTCTGGACGGCGCTCCCTTCGACGTGGTCGCCGACCTCGCCTTCCCTCTGCAGGCCAGGATCGTGTGCGAGCTGCTCGGCCTGCCTCCCGCCGAGCGGGAGCGGATCTGGCCCGCCGCCGTCGACCTGGGCCGCGCCTTCATCCCCTACCGCTTGCCCACCCCCGAGGCCGCGGCGGCGGCCGACCGGGCCGTGGCCCACCTGCGCGAGTGCGTGAGCGGTTGGTTCGACGAGCGGGCCCGCGACCCGCGCGACGACCTGATCTCGCACCTGGCGTCCGGGCTGGGCCGCGACGGGCTCGACCGCGCCGACCTCGTCGACAACCTGGTGTTCCTGCTGTTCGCCGGGTTCGAGCCGACCATGAACATGGTGGCCAACGGCCTGTCCGCCCTGCTCGCCCACCCCGGGGAGCAGGCCCGGCTGGCCGCCGACCCCTCCCTGACGAGCACGGCGGTGGAGGAGTTCCTGCGCTACGACGCGCCGACCCAGTACACGATGCGGATCGTGCGCGAGCCGATCGAGCTGGGCGGCCGGGTGTTGCGGCCGGGCCGGTTGCTGCTGCTCGTGCTCGGCTCGGCCAACCGCGACGAGCGGCGCTTCGCCGAGCCGGACCGGCTGGACGTGAGCCGCCACCCCAACCCGCACGTGAGCTTCGGCGGCGGCGCCCACCACTGCACGGGCTGGGCCCTCGCCCGGGTCGAGGGCGAGGCCGTCGTGGCCCGCGTGCTGTCCCGCTGCGCCGCCATCGAACCCGCCGGCCCGGCGGTCCGCCTCGACCACCCCAACTTCCGCGCGCACGAGTCGCTGCCCGTGCGCCTGCGCGCCGCCTGA
- a CDS encoding VOC family protein has product MAGQLGYFALPSNDPQASMVFYGGLFGWQFDEESEHGGHHILNTAEPFGCVGGARDGVPTLYFTVDDIHEAVKRVRELGGEADEPVLRESGWDAACRDSQGLVFNLWQAT; this is encoded by the coding sequence ATGGCAGGTCAACTCGGCTACTTCGCGCTGCCGAGCAACGATCCGCAGGCCAGCATGGTTTTCTACGGCGGGCTGTTCGGCTGGCAGTTCGACGAGGAGAGCGAACACGGCGGACACCACATCCTCAACACCGCCGAGCCGTTCGGCTGCGTCGGCGGCGCCCGCGACGGTGTGCCCACCCTCTACTTCACCGTGGATGACATCCACGAGGCCGTCAAACGGGTCCGCGAGCTCGGCGGCGAGGCGGACGAGCCCGTGCTGCGCGAGTCGGGCTGGGACGCCGCCTGCCGCGACAGCCAGGGGCTGGTCTTCAACCTGTGGCAGGCCACATGA